One window from the genome of [Mycobacterium] stephanolepidis encodes:
- a CDS encoding acyl-CoA dehydrogenase family protein, which produces MTQTNPYVESDERKALRQAVASLTGNYGHEYYLEKSKTHAPLTELWDEAGKLGFLGVNIPEEYGGGGAGMYELGLVFEELSAAGCPLLMMVVSPAINATIIARYGTDEQKKNWLPSMADGTFTMAFAITEPDAGSNSHNIITTAKRDGGDWILNGRKVFISGVDQANAVLVVARTEEAKTGKLKPALFVVPTDTKGFEYTPIDMELTLPERQFQVFLDDVRVPGNALVGSEDAALMQLFAGLNPERIMGAASGVGLTRLALSKATDYVKTRQVWKTPIGAHQAIAHPLAEIKVELELAKLMMQKAATLYDCGDDWGAAEAANMAKYAAADVACRAADRAVQSLGGNGLTSEYAVAPLLNLSRFGRIAPVSREMILNFVAQTSLGLPRSY; this is translated from the coding sequence ATGACGCAGACCAATCCGTACGTCGAGTCCGATGAGCGCAAGGCGCTGCGGCAAGCGGTGGCCTCGCTCACCGGCAACTACGGCCACGAGTACTACCTGGAGAAGTCCAAGACTCACGCCCCCCTGACGGAGTTGTGGGACGAGGCAGGAAAGCTCGGCTTCTTGGGAGTGAACATCCCCGAGGAGTACGGCGGCGGCGGTGCGGGCATGTACGAGCTCGGGCTCGTGTTCGAGGAGCTCTCGGCGGCCGGGTGCCCGCTGCTGATGATGGTGGTGTCCCCCGCCATCAATGCCACCATCATCGCCCGCTATGGCACCGACGAGCAGAAGAAGAACTGGCTGCCCTCGATGGCCGATGGCACCTTCACCATGGCGTTCGCCATCACCGAACCGGACGCCGGCTCGAACTCGCACAACATCATCACCACCGCCAAGCGCGACGGGGGCGACTGGATTCTCAACGGGCGCAAGGTCTTCATCTCCGGCGTCGACCAGGCCAACGCCGTGCTGGTGGTGGCGCGCACCGAGGAGGCCAAGACCGGCAAGCTCAAGCCGGCGCTGTTCGTGGTGCCCACCGACACCAAGGGGTTCGAGTACACACCCATCGATATGGAGCTCACGCTCCCGGAGCGGCAGTTCCAGGTGTTCCTCGACGATGTGCGGGTACCGGGTAATGCACTCGTCGGCTCCGAGGACGCCGCGCTCATGCAGCTGTTCGCCGGTTTGAACCCCGAGCGAATCATGGGCGCCGCCAGCGGCGTTGGCCTTACCCGGCTCGCGCTGAGCAAGGCCACCGATTACGTCAAGACGCGCCAGGTGTGGAAGACCCCGATCGGCGCGCATCAGGCCATCGCGCACCCGCTCGCCGAGATCAAGGTCGAGCTGGAGCTGGCCAAGCTCATGATGCAGAAGGCCGCCACCCTGTACGACTGCGGCGACGACTGGGGCGCAGCGGAGGCGGCCAACATGGCCAAGTACGCCGCAGCGGACGTGGCCTGCCGGGCCGCCGATCGGGCCGTGCAGTCCTTGGGCGGCAACGGATTGACCTCCGAGTACGCCGTGGCCCCCCTGCTGAATCTGTCGCGCTTCGGACGTATCGCCCCCGTAAGCCGGGAGATGATCCTCAACTTCGTCGCGCAGACGTCCCTCGGCCTGCCCCGCTCGTACTAG
- a CDS encoding acetyl/propionyl/methylcrotonyl-CoA carboxylase subunit alpha, which yields MTAPSITSVLVANRGEIARRVFATCRKLGLGTVAVYSDADADSPHVSEADAAVHLPGTSSAETYLRGELIIAAAKATGADAIHPGYGFLSENADFARAVADAGLTWIGPPVTAIESMGSKIESKKLMEAAGVPVLGRLDPDTVTADQLPVLVKASAGGGGRGMRVVDNLADLPGEIAAAQREAQSAFGDPTVFCERYLSTGRHIEVQVMADTHGTVWAVGERECSIQRRHQKVIEEAPSPLVTRIGGMRERLFEASRTAAATIGYVGAGTMEFLATEDGEFFFLEMNTRLQVEHPVTECTTGLDLVLLQIHVSEGGRLDPEPPAIHGHSIEARLYAENPAAEWQPQSGTVRRFDIPGAGSEFHVPGHPGRNGIRLDSTIVDGSVVSVHYDPMLAKVITVAPTRTEAARLLASTLERARIHGLTTNRDLLVNVLRHPAFLAGDTDTSFLNKHGLDILAKPLADEAAHQYSALAAALADAAANRSSAVACAALPSGWRNLASGFQTKEFAVGESVITVRYRLTRSGLELDGDWPSIDVVSATPDHVALVIDGVRRGFDVSFYGATVDVDSPLGPVALAVVPRFTDPSTEVAAGSLIAPMPGVVLRVGATVGDTVTAGTPIVWLEAMKMEHTIVAPADGVLEILNVEPGQQVELGTVLAQLAAEASTEGEPT from the coding sequence ATGACTGCGCCTTCAATCACCTCTGTTCTGGTCGCCAACCGCGGCGAGATCGCCCGCCGCGTCTTCGCCACCTGCCGCAAGCTTGGGCTCGGAACCGTCGCCGTCTATTCGGATGCCGATGCCGACAGCCCACATGTGTCCGAGGCCGATGCCGCGGTGCACCTACCCGGCACCTCCAGTGCAGAGACCTATCTGCGCGGTGAGCTCATCATCGCCGCGGCCAAGGCCACCGGCGCCGACGCCATCCATCCCGGTTACGGATTCCTCTCCGAGAATGCCGATTTCGCTCGCGCGGTGGCGGACGCCGGTCTGACCTGGATCGGCCCGCCGGTCACGGCAATCGAGTCAATGGGCTCGAAGATCGAGTCCAAGAAACTCATGGAAGCCGCCGGTGTGCCGGTGTTGGGTCGGCTCGACCCCGACACCGTCACCGCCGATCAGCTCCCGGTGCTCGTCAAGGCCTCTGCCGGCGGCGGTGGCCGTGGCATGCGGGTAGTCGACAACCTTGCTGACCTGCCGGGCGAAATCGCTGCCGCACAACGGGAAGCCCAATCGGCATTCGGGGACCCGACGGTCTTCTGCGAGCGCTACCTGAGCACCGGCCGACACATCGAAGTACAGGTGATGGCCGACACCCACGGCACAGTGTGGGCCGTGGGTGAGCGCGAGTGCTCCATCCAGCGCCGTCACCAGAAGGTCATCGAGGAAGCACCCTCCCCCTTGGTGACCCGAATCGGCGGCATGCGAGAGCGACTCTTCGAGGCGTCACGTACTGCCGCGGCGACAATCGGTTATGTGGGCGCGGGAACCATGGAATTCCTGGCCACCGAAGACGGCGAGTTCTTCTTCCTGGAGATGAACACCCGCCTGCAGGTGGAGCACCCGGTGACCGAGTGCACCACCGGTCTGGACTTGGTGCTGTTGCAGATTCACGTGTCCGAAGGCGGGCGGCTCGATCCGGAACCTCCCGCGATTCATGGTCATTCGATCGAGGCGCGGCTGTACGCGGAGAATCCGGCCGCCGAGTGGCAACCGCAAAGCGGCACCGTGCGGCGCTTCGACATACCCGGGGCCGGCTCGGAATTCCATGTGCCCGGACATCCGGGGCGCAACGGGATCCGCTTGGACTCGACCATTGTCGACGGCAGCGTGGTGTCGGTGCACTACGACCCGATGCTCGCCAAGGTCATCACGGTGGCGCCGACGCGCACCGAGGCCGCCCGGCTGTTGGCCTCGACACTGGAACGCGCCCGGATACATGGGCTGACCACCAACCGTGATCTGTTGGTCAACGTGTTGCGTCACCCCGCGTTCCTCGCCGGTGACACCGACACGTCGTTCCTGAACAAGCACGGCCTCGACATTCTTGCCAAACCGCTGGCCGACGAGGCGGCGCACCAGTATTCAGCGCTTGCGGCGGCACTTGCCGATGCCGCCGCAAACCGGTCTTCGGCCGTGGCCTGTGCCGCCCTTCCGAGTGGCTGGCGCAATCTGGCGTCCGGCTTCCAGACCAAGGAATTCGCGGTCGGCGAGAGCGTCATCACCGTGCGGTACCGCCTGACCCGCTCCGGCCTGGAACTGGACGGCGACTGGCCATCCATCGACGTGGTCTCGGCGACACCGGATCATGTGGCGCTCGTCATCGACGGCGTCCGCCGCGGATTCGACGTGTCCTTCTACGGGGCGACCGTGGACGTCGACTCCCCGCTCGGTCCGGTGGCACTGGCCGTGGTGCCCCGATTCACCGACCCCAGCACCGAGGTGGCGGCAGGCTCGCTCATCGCGCCGATGCCGGGGGTGGTGCTGCGGGTGGGTGCCACGGTGGGAGACACCGTCACCGCGGGTACACCCATTGTCTGGTTGGAGGCCATGAAGATGGAGCACACCATCGTCGCCCCTGCCGATGGCGTTCTAGAGATCCTCAATGTCGAACCGGGACAACAGGTCGAGCTCGGCACCGTACTAGCCCAGTTGGCCGCAGAGGCCAGCACCGAAGGAGAGCCCACATGA
- a CDS encoding acyl-CoA carboxylase subunit beta, which yields MTILRTAVNTNSPEYVDAAAAMATKLAEVNAETAKALAGGGDKYVARHHERGKLLARERIELLIDPDSPFLELCPLAAWGSDFTVGASLVTGIGVVEGVECMIVANDPTVKGGTSNPWTLRKVLRANDIAFKNRLPVISLVESGGADLPTQKEVFVPGGQMFRDLTRLSAAGIPTIALVFGNSTAGGAYIPGMSDHVVMIKERSKVFLAGPPLVKMATGEESDDESLGGAEMHSRVSGLGDYLAADEQGAVRLGRQIVARLNWVKKGPKPTAVIEPIADQEELLGIVPGDLRIPFDPREVIARIVDGSEFDEFKEQYGSSLVTGWARLHGYPIGVLANARGVLFSEEAQKATQFIQLANQTNTPLLFVHNTTGYMVGKEYEEGGMIKHGSMMINAVSNSTVPHLSLIVGASYGAGHYGMCGRAYDPRFLFAWPSAKSAVMGGTQLAGVISIVSRAAAAARGQAVNEDADAAMRAAIEAQIEAESLPMFMSGRLYDDGVIDPRDTRAVLGMCLSAIANGPIEGTSNFGVFRM from the coding sequence GTGACAATCCTGCGCACCGCCGTCAACACCAACTCTCCCGAATACGTCGATGCGGCCGCGGCCATGGCGACCAAGCTGGCCGAGGTCAATGCCGAAACCGCGAAGGCACTCGCCGGTGGGGGCGACAAATACGTTGCCCGCCACCATGAACGCGGAAAGCTGCTGGCACGTGAGCGCATCGAGCTGCTCATCGACCCCGACTCCCCGTTCCTGGAGCTGTGTCCACTCGCGGCCTGGGGCAGCGACTTCACCGTCGGGGCCTCGCTGGTCACCGGCATCGGCGTGGTCGAGGGCGTCGAGTGCATGATCGTGGCCAACGACCCCACCGTCAAGGGCGGTACCAGCAACCCGTGGACACTGCGTAAGGTATTGCGGGCCAACGATATCGCCTTCAAGAACCGGCTGCCGGTGATCTCACTGGTGGAATCGGGCGGCGCGGACCTGCCCACACAGAAGGAAGTATTCGTTCCCGGCGGACAGATGTTCCGCGACCTCACGCGGCTCTCGGCCGCGGGCATACCCACGATCGCCCTGGTGTTCGGAAACTCGACCGCCGGTGGTGCCTACATTCCCGGCATGTCGGACCACGTCGTGATGATCAAGGAACGCTCGAAGGTGTTCCTGGCGGGCCCGCCGCTGGTCAAGATGGCGACCGGCGAAGAGTCCGACGACGAATCGCTGGGCGGCGCCGAAATGCACTCCCGCGTTTCCGGTTTGGGCGACTACCTGGCAGCCGATGAACAGGGCGCCGTGCGGCTCGGACGCCAGATCGTCGCGCGCCTGAACTGGGTCAAGAAGGGCCCCAAGCCCACGGCCGTCATCGAACCCATCGCAGACCAGGAGGAGCTACTCGGCATCGTCCCCGGGGACCTGCGCATCCCGTTCGATCCGCGTGAGGTCATCGCGCGGATCGTCGACGGTTCGGAATTCGACGAGTTCAAGGAGCAATACGGCTCCTCACTGGTCACCGGCTGGGCCCGGCTGCACGGGTACCCGATCGGCGTTCTCGCCAATGCGCGCGGCGTGCTGTTCAGCGAGGAAGCGCAGAAGGCCACTCAGTTCATCCAGCTGGCCAACCAGACCAACACACCACTTCTTTTCGTACACAACACCACCGGATACATGGTGGGTAAGGAGTACGAAGAGGGCGGCATGATCAAGCACGGGTCGATGATGATCAACGCCGTGTCGAACTCGACGGTGCCGCATCTGTCCCTGATTGTCGGGGCCTCCTATGGCGCCGGGCATTACGGCATGTGCGGCCGCGCTTACGACCCCCGCTTCCTGTTCGCCTGGCCCAGTGCGAAATCGGCGGTCATGGGCGGCACCCAGCTGGCCGGCGTCATCTCCATCGTGAGCCGTGCCGCCGCGGCGGCACGCGGCCAGGCCGTCAACGAGGACGCGGACGCCGCCATGCGGGCTGCCATCGAGGCACAGATCGAGGCGGAGTCGCTGCCCATGTTCATGTCCGGACGCCTGTATGACGACGGGGTCATCGACCCCCGAGATACCCGGGCCGTGCTCGGTATGTGCCTGTCCGCCATTGCCAATGGACCGATCGAGGGGACGTCGAACTTCGGCGTCTTCCGGATGTGA
- a CDS encoding acyl-CoA dehydrogenase family protein: MAQWNTPERKALRETVRDFAEREILPHVNEWERDGLLPRELHRKAGDLGLLGPGAPEEVGGGGGDAIDPVIVCEELHYAGVPGGVFASLFTCGISTPHIIASGDQRLIDNYVKPTLAGDLIGSLAITEPGGGSDVGHLTTSAKKDGDHYIVNGAKTFITSGVRADYVVTAVRTGGAGAGGVSLLLIDKDTPGFEVTRKLDKMGWRSSDTAELSFTDVRVPAENLVGGENTGFAQIAGAFVSERIGLAAQAYSSAQRCLDLTVEWCRNRETFGRPLISRQSVQNTLAEMARRVDVARVYTHALVDRAIAGETNLIAEVCFAKNTAVEAGEWVANQGVQLFGGMGYMTESEIERQYRDMRIIGIGGGTTEILTSLAAKLLGFQS, from the coding sequence GTGGCCCAGTGGAACACCCCGGAGCGCAAGGCTCTTCGGGAGACGGTGCGTGACTTCGCCGAGCGCGAGATCTTGCCGCACGTCAACGAATGGGAACGTGACGGACTGCTTCCTCGCGAATTGCATCGCAAGGCAGGCGATCTGGGCTTACTCGGTCCGGGCGCGCCCGAGGAGGTCGGCGGTGGCGGCGGAGATGCCATCGATCCAGTGATCGTGTGCGAGGAACTGCACTATGCCGGCGTGCCCGGCGGCGTGTTCGCTTCCCTGTTCACCTGCGGCATCTCTACACCGCACATCATCGCCTCGGGCGATCAGCGACTCATCGACAACTACGTAAAGCCCACCCTGGCCGGCGATCTCATCGGATCACTGGCCATCACCGAACCCGGCGGCGGGTCCGATGTCGGGCATCTGACCACCTCGGCCAAAAAAGACGGGGATCACTACATCGTCAACGGCGCCAAGACCTTCATCACCTCCGGCGTGCGCGCCGACTACGTGGTGACGGCGGTCCGCACCGGCGGAGCGGGGGCGGGGGGAGTTTCCCTGCTGCTGATCGACAAGGACACGCCAGGGTTCGAGGTCACCCGCAAGCTCGACAAGATGGGCTGGCGCTCCTCGGACACCGCCGAGCTGTCCTTCACCGATGTGCGAGTGCCCGCCGAGAACCTGGTGGGTGGTGAGAACACCGGCTTCGCGCAGATCGCAGGCGCCTTCGTTTCCGAACGAATCGGCCTTGCCGCCCAGGCGTATTCGAGTGCGCAACGCTGCCTGGACCTGACCGTGGAATGGTGCAGGAACAGGGAGACCTTCGGGCGCCCCCTCATCTCCCGCCAGTCCGTACAGAACACCCTCGCGGAGATGGCTCGCCGCGTCGATGTGGCGCGGGTGTACACCCACGCGCTGGTCGACCGCGCAATCGCCGGTGAGACCAACCTCATCGCCGAAGTCTGTTTCGCCAAGAACACCGCCGTCGAAGCCGGCGAGTGGGTCGCCAACCAAGGCGTTCAGCTGTTCGGAGGCATGGGCTACATGACCGAGAGCGAGATCGAACGGCAGTACCGCGACATGCGCATCATCGGGATCGGTGGCGGCACTACCGAAATCCTCACCTCGTTGGCAGCCAAGCTCCTGGGGTTCCAGTCGTGA